The nucleotide window TTTATTTAATTCACTAGAAAACCTTATTTCCAAGTTATTTCCGTCCCATATGATATCATTTACTAATTTAGAAAGTAAAATCACTTTTTCTTCATATTCAAACTCATATATACTTTTATTAAAGGATCTAACAAGATCTTTGAGAGATTCTAAAGTTTTTAATTCATTAAGAGTAAATTTTTTTTCCTTGTTTATTTTTTCTATACTTATTTTTACTTCATTTATCTTTTTATCAAGAGCTTCTATCTGACTTATAATATATTTACTAGATTTAGAATCGAGGGTTTCACTAAGCTTTAGGGTCAAATTTTCTATCATTCTTTCATACTTTTGAACTTCTTTTTCTAGAGTAGAAGATTTGGTAGCATATAAGTCATTAAGAGATATTATATAATCTTTCTTTTTAAGTAGAGATTTAAGTAGTTTATTATAGTCAAGATTTAATTTTCTTATTTCGTTTAAAACTAACTTATCAACTTCTTTACCTGGTAGATTTTTTGAGTTACACTTAAGTCCTCTTGAGATTTCTTTTAATTTACACTTATAATAGTGGGATCTAGTACCATCTTTTCTTTTATTACCATATATAGTTCTCATTTTACTTTCACATATATTACATTTTAAAAAGGTACTCAATAGTCCTATTTTACTGGAGATTGTTTTAGGAGATTTTAATTTATTGTTTTGTATTAGATTTTGAGTAGAGATAAAGTCGGTAGAGGATATTATACCTTTGTGTTTTCCTACTGCAACTATCCACTCAGAGTGACATCTTAGTTTATTTGCCCTACCTTTTTTTTCTATTGTTTTGTTATATACCATAAGACCATGTATGCCATCAAACTCAGATTTATCACTAGCTATATCCATATTAAGAGAACGACAGTATTTATACATGTTTTCATCAGCTTTTACGTATACCATATTGGTTAGTATGCCTCTAACTCCAGTAACATCAAAATAATTACCATTAGGAGTTTTAATATTATTTGTAACAGACCAAACTTCAACTTGATTTAGACTTTTAAGCTCTAAATATTTTTTAAAAATCATTTTAACTATGCTTATTTCTTTAGGAATTTCCTTTAGCTTATACATTACTTTTTTGTTCATATTTTCATCATAATATTCTATGGGCTCTGATCCATATCCAGTAGGAGTTTTTCCACCTAACCATCTACCAGAGCGTGAGAGCCTTAACATGTTATCTTTTATACGCTCTGCTATAGTTTCACGTTCTAATTGTGCGAATACACTAGCAATATACATCATAGCTCTTCCCATAGGTGTAGAAGTATCAAATTGTTCTCTTATAGAAATAAAAGATATATTATTTGACTGAAGAAGTTCTATAGTATTTGAAAAATCAGATATACTTCTACTAATTCTATCTAATCTATAACACATGAGTATATTAAATTTTTTTTTATTGGCATCTCTAATCATTTTTTTATATTGAGGTCTATCAGAACTTCCACCAGAAAATCCTTCAT belongs to Gottschalkia purinilytica and includes:
- a CDS encoding recombinase family protein → MKIAIYSRKSKLTNKGESTQNQIQLCEEYANKHFKVDEFIIYEDEGFSGGSSDRPQYKKMIRDANKKKFNILMCYRLDRISRSISDFSNTIELLQSNNISFISIREQFDTSTPMGRAMMYIASVFAQLERETIAERIKDNMLRLSRSGRWLGGKTPTGYGSEPIEYYDENMNKKVMYKLKEIPKEISIVKMIFKKYLELKSLNQVEVWSVTNNIKTPNGNYFDVTGVRGILTNMVYVKADENMYKYCRSLNMDIASDKSEFDGIHGLMVYNKTIEKKGRANKLRCHSEWIVAVGKHKGIISSTDFISTQNLIQNNKLKSPKTISSKIGLLSTFLKCNICESKMRTIYGNKRKDGTRSHYYKCKLKEISRGLKCNSKNLPGKEVDKLVLNEIRKLNLDYNKLLKSLLKKKDYIISLNDLYATKSSTLEKEVQKYERMIENLTLKLSETLDSKSSKYIISQIEALDKKINEVKISIEKINKEKKFTLNELKTLESLKDLVRSFNKSIYEFEYEEKVILLSKLVNDIIWDGNNLEIRFSSELNKNS